One genomic region from Tripterygium wilfordii isolate XIE 37 chromosome 20, ASM1340144v1, whole genome shotgun sequence encodes:
- the LOC119986479 gene encoding single-stranded DNA-binding protein, mitochondrial-like isoform X3, whose amino-acid sequence MYPFETHGKDMYFQCQTQDIHSSPKNRMCDLHGSTTTLHRDGSVGSLSRRLCRSLFSTSPKISQISVPFSTSLSSHEYSDRDYSDLDLDNDSVPDASEQPPQSSSASSPEGSGRKREIRPLENGLSAGVYKAIIVGQVGQSPIKKRLRNGWQITEFTVGTGGIHTIGTGRIHKNRMPSENEEPSTIIYLEGNLETRILGSPITGLVRQIRETAIRGNGRLICIC is encoded by the exons ATGTATCCTTTTGAAACCCATGGGAAAGATATGTACTTTCAGTGCCAGACGCAAGACATACATTCTTCTCCAAAAAATAGGATGTGTGATCTGCATGGTTCAACTACGACTCTTCACCGCGATG GTTCGGTTGGAAGCCTCTCAAGAAGACTATGTCGCTCTCTTTTCTCCACAAGCCCTAAAATTTCCCAGATTTCTGTGCCTTTCTCCACCAGCCTCTCGTCTCACGAGTACTCCGACCGTGACTATTCGGACTTGGACTTGGACAACGACTCAGTTCCTGACGCTTCCGAACAGCCACCACAGTCATCGTCTGCATCATCACCTGAGGGATCGGGAAGGAAACGGGAGATTCGACCACTCGAGAACGGCCTCAGTGCGGGTGTTTACAAA GCGATAATTGTGGGGCAAGTGGGGCAGAGTCCGATTAAGAAGAGGCTGCGGAATGGGTGGCAGATCACAGAGTTTACAGTTGGAACTGGTGGAATTCACACAATTGGAACTGGTAGAATTCACAAGAATCGCATGCCATCGGAGAATGAGGAGCCCAG TACAATTATATATTTGGAGGGAAACCTGGAGACCAGAATCTTGGGCAGTCCAATTACTGGTCTTGTTCGACAGATAAGAGAGACTGCAATACGTGGAAATG GTCGTCTTATATGTATATGCTAG
- the LOC119986479 gene encoding single-stranded DNA-binding protein, mitochondrial-like isoform X2, whose amino-acid sequence MYPFETHGKDMYFQCQTQDIHSSPKNRMCDLHGSTTTLHRDGSVGSLSRRLCRSLFSTSPKISQISVPFSTSLSSHEYSDRDYSDLDLDNDSVPDASEQPPQSSSASSPEGSGRKREIRPLENGLSAGVYKAIIVGQVGQSPIKKRLRNGWQITEFTVGTGGIHTIGTGRIHKNRMPSENEEPRYSANPFAVQWHNVSVYSAQLGDIAMKHARPGTIIYLEGNLETRILGSPITGLVRQIRETAIRGNGRLICIC is encoded by the exons ATGTATCCTTTTGAAACCCATGGGAAAGATATGTACTTTCAGTGCCAGACGCAAGACATACATTCTTCTCCAAAAAATAGGATGTGTGATCTGCATGGTTCAACTACGACTCTTCACCGCGATG GTTCGGTTGGAAGCCTCTCAAGAAGACTATGTCGCTCTCTTTTCTCCACAAGCCCTAAAATTTCCCAGATTTCTGTGCCTTTCTCCACCAGCCTCTCGTCTCACGAGTACTCCGACCGTGACTATTCGGACTTGGACTTGGACAACGACTCAGTTCCTGACGCTTCCGAACAGCCACCACAGTCATCGTCTGCATCATCACCTGAGGGATCGGGAAGGAAACGGGAGATTCGACCACTCGAGAACGGCCTCAGTGCGGGTGTTTACAAA GCGATAATTGTGGGGCAAGTGGGGCAGAGTCCGATTAAGAAGAGGCTGCGGAATGGGTGGCAGATCACAGAGTTTACAGTTGGAACTGGTGGAATTCACACAATTGGAACTGGTAGAATTCACAAGAATCGCATGCCATCGGAGAATGAGGAGCCCAGGTACTCTGCAAATCCATTTGCTGTTCAGTGGCATAATGTTTCAGTATATTCAGCCCAGCTGGGGGATATTGCCATGAAGCATGCTCGACCTGG TACAATTATATATTTGGAGGGAAACCTGGAGACCAGAATCTTGGGCAGTCCAATTACTGGTCTTGTTCGACAGATAAGAGAGACTGCAATACGTGGAAATG GTCGTCTTATATGTATATGCTAG
- the LOC119986723 gene encoding zinc finger BED domain-containing protein DAYSLEEPER-like, with protein MDWNVNNTYKTYKDMEPKSMMDMALFPNIDPIDIGLGSSEKGNATPPVKPRKKTMTSVFLKFFETAPDGKIRRCKFCGQSYSIATATGNLGRHLSNKHPGYDKSGDVVPSSSAPQSTPVVIKKSQPQGKAPQVDYDHLNWLLIKWLTLASLPPSTLEEKWLVNSFKFLNPAIQLWPGEKYKAVLREVFRCMQEDVRACLEQVSSKVSITLDFWTSYEQICFMSVTCQWIDEKWAFQKVLLDICRISYPSGGNEIYRCLIKVLKMYNIDNRVISCTHDNSQSAIHACHTLKEALDGQKVGPFCYIPCAAHTLNMIIDDGLRTTKPVISKIREFALELNASVEISDDFIQYATAYQEGNWKFPLDTSARWSGNYMMLDIARKAGKSMDAVIRKYEETLGSRLMLNSAEKNAVMIIQGYLEPFYKTTNNICTNKVPTIGLVLFFMDHISETITTCRESRHSPDWLKNAAEDMAKKARSYGNQVSNIFTYMTAILDPRIKSELIPESLNSENHLEEARTHFMRNYSTSHFSTATVYGAQEIGDGGSVSFAEEIARKKRRASMNNTTDELTQYLSESPAPISTDVLEWWKVNSTRYPRLSVMARDFLAVQPISVAPEELFCNKGDEIDKHRLCMPRDSTQAILCIRSWTQGGFKLKYKSTEIDCERLMELAAAAAADNSATGFDKKHK; from the exons ATGGACTGGAATGTGAACAACACTTATAAAACTTACAAAG ATATGGAACCAAAATCCATGATGGATATGGCGCTATTTCCAAACATTGACCCCATTGATATTGGACTTGGTTCCTCGGAAAAGGGAAATGCTACTCCTCCAGTCAAACCGCGAAAGAAAACTATGACATCAGTCTTTCTCAAGTTTTTTGAGACAGCTCCTGATGGAAAAATTAGGAGATGCAAGTTTTGTGGACAGAGCTATTCAATTGCTACTGCAACAG GTAATTTGGGGAGGCACCTGAGTAACAAGCATCCAGGATATGATAAGTCCGGAGATGTTGTCCCCAGTAGCTCAGCACCACAATCCACCCCTGTTGTAATCAAGAAATCTCAACCACAAGGGAAAGCACCTCAGGTTGATTATGATCATCTGAATTGGCTGCTCATTAAATGGCTTACTTTAGCTTCTCTTCCTCCTTCAACCTTGGAAGAAAAGTGGCTGGTGAACTCGTTTAAGTTTCTCAATCCTGCAATCCAGCTTTGGCCAGGTGAGAAGTACAAAGCAGTATTACGTGAAGTTTTCAGGTGCATGCAGGAAGATGTGAGGGCGTGTTTGGAACAGGTTTCTTCTAAGGTTTCAATAACCCTTGACTTTTGGACGTCATATGAACAAATTTGTTTCATGAGTGTCACATGCCAATGGATTGATGAAAAATGGGCATTCCAAAAGGTTCTTCTTGATATATGTCGCATATCATACCCTTCTGGTGGTAATGAGATATACCGCTGCCTGATAAAGGTTCTCAAGATGTATAACATTGATAATAGAGTCATTTCTTGTACCCATGATAACAGCCAAAGTGCTATTCATGCTTGCCATACTCTAAAGGAGGCTTTAGATGGTCAGAAAGTAGGCCCATTCTGTTACATCCCTTGTGCTGCACATACGCTGAACATGATTATAGACGATGGATTAAGAACAACCAAACCAGTCATATCCAAGATCAGAGAGTTTGCTTTAGAATTAAATGCATCTGTGGAGATCTCAGACGATTTTATTCAGTATGCAACAGCTTATCAAGAAGGCAATTGGAAATTTCCCCTCGACACTTCGGCACGCTGGAGTGGCAATTACATGATGCTTGACATTGCACGCAAG GCAGGGAAGTCAATGGATGCAGTTATCAGGAAGTACGAGGAGACACTAGGCAGTAGGCTAATGCTAAACTCTGCAGAGAAAAATGCAGTTATGATCATACAAGGATACTTGGAGCCCTTCTACAAAACCACAAACAACATCTGCACAAATAAGGTGCCCACAATTGGGCTGGTTCTCTTCTTTATGGATCACATTTCTGAAACAATAACCACCTGCAGAGAGTCCCGTCACAGCCCAGACTGGCTAAAAAATGCTGCTGAAGACATGGCTAAGAAAGCCAGGAGTTATGGCAACCAGGTTTCTAACATATTCACATACATGACAGCAATTCTCGATCCCAGAATCAAAAGCGAGCTTATCCCTGAGAGTCTCAACTCAGAAAATCATCTTGAGGAAGCAAGGACCCACTTTATGAGAAATTACTCTACCAGCCACTTCTCAACTGCCACAGTTTATGGTGCTCAAGAGATTGGAGATGGGGGGAGTGTTTCTTTTGCAGAGGAAATTGCTCGAAAGAAACGAAGGGCAAGCATGAACAACACCACCGATGAGCTCACCCAGTATCTGTCAGAATCTCCTGCTCCAATATCAACAGATGTTCTGGAGTGGTGGAAAGTCAACAGCACACGCTACCCTCGGCTCTCTGTAATGGCTCGGGATTTTCTGGCTGTGCAGCCTATTTCAGTAGCACCGGAAGAACTTTTCTGCAATAAAGGTGATGAAATAGATAAGCATCGGTTATGCATGCCACGTGATAGCACACAAGCCATCCTTTGTATTAGATCGTGGACTCAGGGTGGCTTCAAATTGAAGTATAAATCAACTGAGATAGACTGCGAGAGGCTGATGGAACTGGCAGCGGCTGCAGCAGCGGATAATAGCGCCACTGGTTTTGATAAGAAACACAAATGA
- the LOC119986970 gene encoding leucine-rich repeat extensin-like protein 3, whose amino-acid sequence MASKAVASTSLFLFLNLIVFFTFVNSTCPPPPHYSSPPPPPLHYSSPPPPPHYSSPPPPPPHYSSPPPPPHYSSPPPPPPHYSSPPPPPPHYSSPPPPHYSSPPPPHYSSPPPPHYSSPPPPHYSSPPPAVATCPKDTLKLGVCANVLKGLLGIVIGKPPVEPCCSLIGDLVDLEAALCLCTAIKLDLGIINLNVPIDLSLVSNQLPLTFQLNNFFVVSLYLFCNIVTREG is encoded by the exons ATGGCTTCAAAGGCTGTAGCCTCAACTTCTCTTTTCCTCTTCCTTAACCTAATTGTTTTCTTCACTTTTGTCAACTCCACTTGCCCTCCACCACCACACTACAGcagcccaccaccaccaccactccaCTACAGcagcccaccaccaccaccacattaCAGcagcccaccaccaccaccaccacactaTAGcagcccaccaccaccaccacactaCAGcagcccaccaccaccaccaccacactaCAGcagcccaccaccaccaccaccacactaCAGcagcccaccaccaccacactaCAGcagcccaccaccaccacactaCAGcagcccaccaccaccacattaCAGcagcccaccaccaccacactaCAGCAGCCCACCACCAGCAGTGGCCACATGCCCAAAAGATACCCTAAAGTTGGGTGTATGTGCTAATGTTTTGAAAGGGTTGCTTGGGATTGTGATTGGAAAACCACCAGTTGAACCATGTTGCAGCCTCATTGGAGATTTAGTTGATCTTGAAGCTGCTCTTTGCCTTTGCACAGCCATTAAACTTGATCTGGGTATAATCAACCTGAACGTCCCCATTGATTTGAGCTTG GTTTCTAACCAGCTACCATTAACATTCCAGCTGAataatttctttgttgtttctttgtATTTGTTTTGCAATATTGTAACTAGAGAAGGCTAG
- the LOC119986619 gene encoding single-stranded DNA-binding protein, mitochondrial-like → MERSVGTLSRRLCRSLFSTSPTISQISVPFSTSLSSHEGSDHDNSDLDNESVPDASQPPPQSSSPEGSGVKREIYERPLENGLDVGIYKAIIVGQVGQSPIKKKLRSGRSVTLFSIGTGGIRNNRRPLENEEPRDYANRCAVQWHRVSVYPERLGDIAVKHALPGSIIYLEGNLETTIFTDPITGLVRWKREIAIRRNGRLVFLCKGADDDHQPSPSEFKSVGYY, encoded by the exons ATGGAACGTTCGGTTGGTACCCTCTCAAGAAGACTCTGTCGCTCTCTTTTCTCCACAAGCCCTACAATTTCTCAGATTTCTGTGCCTTTCTCCACCAGCCTTTCGTCTCACGAGGGCTCCGACCATGACAATTCGGACTTGGACAACGAGTCAGTTCCTGACGCATCCCAACCGCCACCACAATCATCGTCACCTGAGGGATCGGGAGTGAAACGGGAGATTTATGAACGACCACTCGAGAACGGCCTCGATGTGGGTATTTACAAG GCGATAATTGTGGGGCAAGTGGGGCAAAGTCCGATAAAGAAGAAGCTGCGCAGCGGGAGGTCGGTCACACTGTTTTCAATTGGAACTGGTGGGATTCGCAATAATCGCAGGCCATTGGAGAATGAGGAGCCCAGGGATTATGCAAATCGATGTGCTGTTCAGTGGCATAGGGTTTCAGTATATCCAGAAAGGCTGGGAGATATTGCCGTGAAGCATGCTCTACCTGG TTCAATTATATATTTGGAGGGAAACCTGGAGACCACGATCTTCACCGATCCAATTACTGGTCTTGTTCGATGGAAAAGAGAGATTGCAATACGTCGAAATG GTCGTCTCGTGTTTCTCTGCAAGGGTGCTGATGATGACCATCAACCAAGTCCATCAGAATTTAAGAGCGTTGGCTATTACTAA
- the LOC119986620 gene encoding uncharacterized protein LOC119986620 isoform X2, with translation MYSLLQNQEARRKSGCFDCKATSWPSRSKTYATITSSICDNQRNCVTQTNIEIIVAEGDAHGGRIVALVREIDASMLVVGLHEHSFLYRLALTHDNIADSFSCKVLAIKPPITSSLRSRSCSSATMLTTQGSSTNMDFSLIEIARLEIPEIPPPKIPYRICPSPYAIIWRSKKSRRKGRSSI, from the exons ATGTATTCTCTCCTGCAAAATCAAGAAGCAAGAAGAAAATCAGGCTGCTTCGATTGCAAGGCTACCAGTTGGCCCTCTCGTTCAAAGACATATGCCACAATAACTTCTTCAAT ATGCGATAATCAGAGAAATTGTGTTACACAGACAAATATTGAGATTATTGTCGCCGAAGGAGACGCACATGGAGGGAGGATTGTGGCGCTGGTGCGGGAGATTGATGCGTCTATGCTTGTTGTTGGTCTCCATGAACACAGCTTTCTTTACAG GTTGGCTTTGACACATGACAATATTGCAGACAGCTTCAGTTGCAAAGTATTAGCAATCAAGCCTCCCATAACATCTTCATTGAGAAGCAGGAGCTGTAGTAGTGCAACAATGCTAACAACACAAGGCAGTTCAACCAACATGGACTTTTCATTGATTGAGATTGCCAGATTAGA GATCCCTGAAATTCCTCCACCAAAAATCCCATACAGAATCTGCCCAAGTCCGTATGCAATAATTTGGAGATCAAAGAAGTCCAGGAGGAAAGGTAGATCTTCAATTTGA
- the LOC119986479 gene encoding single-stranded DNA-binding protein, mitochondrial-like isoform X1, with product MYPFETHGKDMYFQCQTQDIHSSPKNRMCDLHGSTTTLHRDGSVGSLSRRLCRSLFSTSPKISQISVPFSTSLSSHEYSDRDYSDLDLDNDSVPDASEQPPQSSSASSPEGSGRKREIRPLENGLSAGVYKAIIVGQVGQSPIKKRLRNGWQITEFTVGTGGIHTIGTGRIHKNRMPSENEEPRYSANPFAVQWHNVSVYSAQLGDIAMKHARPGSSYMYMLGELRMTINQVHQNLRALAITKIRWKEELTWHSKITDLFSNL from the exons ATGTATCCTTTTGAAACCCATGGGAAAGATATGTACTTTCAGTGCCAGACGCAAGACATACATTCTTCTCCAAAAAATAGGATGTGTGATCTGCATGGTTCAACTACGACTCTTCACCGCGATG GTTCGGTTGGAAGCCTCTCAAGAAGACTATGTCGCTCTCTTTTCTCCACAAGCCCTAAAATTTCCCAGATTTCTGTGCCTTTCTCCACCAGCCTCTCGTCTCACGAGTACTCCGACCGTGACTATTCGGACTTGGACTTGGACAACGACTCAGTTCCTGACGCTTCCGAACAGCCACCACAGTCATCGTCTGCATCATCACCTGAGGGATCGGGAAGGAAACGGGAGATTCGACCACTCGAGAACGGCCTCAGTGCGGGTGTTTACAAA GCGATAATTGTGGGGCAAGTGGGGCAGAGTCCGATTAAGAAGAGGCTGCGGAATGGGTGGCAGATCACAGAGTTTACAGTTGGAACTGGTGGAATTCACACAATTGGAACTGGTAGAATTCACAAGAATCGCATGCCATCGGAGAATGAGGAGCCCAGGTACTCTGCAAATCCATTTGCTGTTCAGTGGCATAATGTTTCAGTATATTCAGCCCAGCTGGGGGATATTGCCATGAAGCATGCTCGACCTGG GTCGTCTTATATGTATATGCTAGGGGAGCTGAGGATGACCATCAATCAAGTCCATCAGAATTTAAGGGCATTGGCGATTACTAAGATCAGATGGAAGGAGGAACTTACTTGGCATTCAAAAATAACTGACTTATTCTCAAATTTGTAA
- the LOC119986620 gene encoding uncharacterized protein LOC119986620 isoform X1 produces MEDVRKIVVVVEDVDAARTALQWALHNLLRHGDLITLLHVFSPAKSRSKKKIRLLRLQGYQLALSFKDICHNNFFNTNIEIIVAEGDAHGGRIVALVREIDASMLVVGLHEHSFLYRLALTHDNIADSFSCKVLAIKPPITSSLRSRSCSSATMLTTQGSSTNMDFSLIEIARLEIPEIPPPKIPYRICPSPYAIIWRSKKSRRKGRSSI; encoded by the exons ATGGAGGATGTGAGAAAAATAGTGGTAGTAGTAGAAGACGTTGATGCGGCAAGAACAGCGCTTCAATGGGCTCTCCATAACCTCCTTCGTCACGGAGATTTGATTACTCTGCTTCATGTATTCTCTCCTGCAAAATCAAGAAGCAAGAAGAAAATCAGGCTGCTTCGATTGCAAGGCTACCAGTTGGCCCTCTCGTTCAAAGACATATGCCACAATAACTTCTTCAAT ACAAATATTGAGATTATTGTCGCCGAAGGAGACGCACATGGAGGGAGGATTGTGGCGCTGGTGCGGGAGATTGATGCGTCTATGCTTGTTGTTGGTCTCCATGAACACAGCTTTCTTTACAG GTTGGCTTTGACACATGACAATATTGCAGACAGCTTCAGTTGCAAAGTATTAGCAATCAAGCCTCCCATAACATCTTCATTGAGAAGCAGGAGCTGTAGTAGTGCAACAATGCTAACAACACAAGGCAGTTCAACCAACATGGACTTTTCATTGATTGAGATTGCCAGATTAGA GATCCCTGAAATTCCTCCACCAAAAATCCCATACAGAATCTGCCCAAGTCCGTATGCAATAATTTGGAGATCAAAGAAGTCCAGGAGGAAAGGTAGATCTTCAATTTGA